A stretch of Carnobacteriaceae bacterium zg-C25 DNA encodes these proteins:
- a CDS encoding ribonuclease HIII: MVVLQVDATTIEKMQHFYKDHLKDNYPAHSIFAASTNGVTITVYKSGKALFQGANADDEASIWQAISTTSPQQKSSKNSDLPKDFDKWSVIGSDEVGTGSYFGSLVVCSAFVKSEDIEVLKQLGVQDSKNLTDTKIMALAQTLKQRIEYEVLNVMPEKYNSVQPTMSQGQMKAELHNHALLRIRKKLDMSQVDGILIDQFELPKTYWAHLAHKRDVVKQNVYFATKGESEHIAVAAASIIARAEFLESLKLLSEQTNMTIPSGAGATVDQVAAKLIERDGVDALNRVAKLHFANTQKAIALAKK, encoded by the coding sequence ATGGTAGTTTTACAAGTTGACGCAACAACAATTGAAAAAATGCAACATTTTTATAAAGACCATTTAAAAGACAATTATCCTGCACATAGCATTTTTGCAGCATCTACCAATGGTGTTACCATTACCGTTTATAAATCCGGAAAAGCGTTATTTCAAGGGGCAAATGCTGATGATGAAGCGTCTATTTGGCAAGCCATTTCTACCACATCCCCACAGCAAAAATCGAGCAAAAACAGTGATTTGCCAAAAGATTTCGATAAATGGTCCGTCATTGGTAGTGATGAAGTCGGGACGGGCAGTTATTTTGGATCACTCGTCGTTTGTAGTGCGTTTGTGAAAAGCGAAGATATTGAAGTGCTAAAACAACTCGGTGTACAAGATTCTAAAAATTTAACGGACACTAAAATTATGGCACTTGCGCAAACGTTAAAACAGCGTATTGAGTATGAAGTGTTAAACGTAATGCCCGAAAAATACAACAGTGTTCAACCAACGATGTCGCAAGGTCAAATGAAAGCCGAACTGCATAATCACGCCCTTTTGCGTATCCGAAAAAAACTGGATATGTCACAAGTTGACGGTATTTTAATTGATCAATTTGAATTACCCAAAACATATTGGGCGCATTTAGCACACAAACGTGATGTCGTTAAGCAAAACGTTTATTTTGCGACAAAAGGCGAAAGCGAACACATTGCGGTTGCCGCTGCTAGTATTATCGCACGTGCTGAATTTTTAGAATCCTTGAAATTATTGAGCGAACAAACCAATATGACAATTCCTAGTGGTGCAGGCGCAACCGTTGATCAAGTTGCAGCAAAACTAATTGAACGTGATGGTGTTGACGCACTCAATCGTGTCGCAAAATTGCATTTTGCCAATACACAAAAAGCAATCGCATTGGCAAAAAAATAA